A segment of the Streptomyces sp. NBC_00178 genome:
CAACACGATCGTGGATTCGAGGCGGCAGCAGCAGCATCTGAGTCAACAGTGGAGCAGCGCGGCGCACCCCCGAGTCGGCGCGCCAGCGCTCGAAGCGCTCCCAAGAAGCAGACCCCCAGCGCTGAATCGGTCCAGGAATGAGGAGCAGAAGCATCCCGACCAGGACCAACCACGGGGAAAGCACGCCGACAAGAGCGATCGTAAACACGGGGACAGTCTCACGCACCCACCGACAGCCGGGCTTCGAATTCGACGAATCCAGCACAGTCCCGACGTTCACTCGGTGTGCCGTTTCTTCAGGTGAACCCGTGCCCGCGATCGGGTGAGGGGCCGTCATGACCGCTGTGTGCGGCGAGGGGCGGCTGCTACACCACGTCCTGTGATGATCTCCCTGATGCGGCGTGGTCTGCCCGCGCTCGCCCTCGCCGCCCTGCCCCTGCTCGCGACGTCGTGCCCCGCTGGCGCCGTGATGGTGCCCACGCCGGTGGAGGAGCTGCCCTTCACCTCCTACGCCCCGGCCCAGCCTCCCGCCGGCGCACCCAGTGTCCGGATGGCGCTGCCGCTGTTCGATGCGATCGACCGGCTCCCGGTCGCCGCAGAACACCGCGAGGGCTACCAGCGAACCCTGTACAAGCACTGGAACCGCGGCCTGAACGCCACCGACGGCTGCGACACCCGCCGAGAAGTCATCCTCGCCGAGGCTGTCGAAGCACCCGCTGTCGCGGCCGGCTGCAAGCTCACCGGAGGATCGTGGCGCAGCGCCTACGACAACCTGGTGGTGACAGACGCAGGCCGACTCGACGTCGACCACTTCGTGCCGCTGGCTGAGGTGTTCGACTCCGAGCAGACACCGTGGAGCGCGGAGCGGCGCGAGGCCTATGCGAACGACCAGGACAGCCCCGACACGCTGATCGCTGTCTCGGCCGCCTCCAACCGGTCCAAGTCAGACAAGGACCCCGCACAGTGGATGCCCACCGACGGGACCTACCACTGCACCTACGCCGCGACCTGGGTCGCGACGAAGCTCCGCTGGGACCTGGCCGTCGACGAGAACGAGCGCCAGGCGCTCCTCGGGACCGCGGAGGACTGCGGCGACACCACTGTCACCTACACACCCGCCCCGTAACCCCGGCCCGGGACGTTGGTGCAGGGCGTAGACGGCCTGGCAATGCCCCCGGGTCTGGCGCCTGCTGAAGGGGTTCCCCCACTACTCCTGCTGCGCCTCCCACCAGATGCGACGTGCGGCGAGATGTCGAGGGGCCAGATGTTCAATTGTCCGAACAAGGGAGCCGATAGACGTTCATCCTTGGGGCATGACGCAGTTCGTCGCCTTGTCGGCGCCACACAGCACGCAGAGGATCACGTCACTCACGCGACGGGAAGCCTTCGAGTATCTCAACGGCGATGGCAGACCTTGGTGGGGTCGGCTCAACGAAGTCGTTTTTCTGCAGTCACTGTATGACCTGGATGCTCTCGGCTCGACAAATTCACGGTTCAGAACCGCACGCGAAGAAATCACCCAACACAGAATAAGAAACGAAAACGACTGGCCTGACGACTGGGTTTTCAGCTATCCGAATTTTCGGATTTCGGATGGCACTGATGATGACTTTCTCGCGTTTTTGGCGCGCTTCGTGCACCCGGAGACGCAACCAGACGGTGATCACTCATCTCGGCATGTAGAACAGTTGAATCGCATCCTGGGGCCGGATGGCTGGGCCCTGCGTCCCTTCGAGTACCTCTCGGGTCGCCCCATTTACACACCAGCTGCTGTTCAAGCCACCGAACCGTTGGTTGCACTGCCGCTGGGGGACGATGACGCCGGCAAGCTCGACCTCGTTCTCGGGCAGACCTACGGTCTGCTCGACAGGGAAGGTGAAGATGCCGCCCGCGACCTGGTGCGCATGTCTGTTTTGACACTGCGCCATGACGGCGGTTTCTTCCACCCCATGGCCGGTAACTCGTGGACGGACGCCACCTACGAAGCCGTCCTCACAGTGCCTTCTGTGCTGCTTCCGTCGTTTACTGCGACGATCACCGACACGATTTGGGCACGGCTGCAAACCGTCCTCGCCCGCCTTCAGCGCGCAGACATCCAGTCGCTCGTGGTCGACGGCGATCCCGGTCCGTTGCCGTCGGTATCAGAAGATTGGAGGGATCAGGCAGCCGAGCATGACGCTCCCATGTCGAGGCGCCTGCGTATCCTTCTTCCCACAACGGAGTTCAACGTCACTGAACAGGACTTCTCGGACCTAGAAATCCGTGGTGAGGACTTTCCCTACTTCTACGACACCCGCAAGGCTCGGCTGATCACCGATTTCCTCCTCGACGACCGGCCGCGCGTCGCCACGTTGTGTCAGGTCACCCTCATCAACAAGGACAGCGTCCTTTCACCCAGAATAAAACTGTGGAAGAAGGACAAGACCAAGGCTGCGAAGACTGCGCTTTTTGAAACCATTCCCGGCACCGAGACTTCTCACGTAGTGAAAGCCCTCGTCGACATCAAGGATGCCCACGAAAATTTCTGGAAGGTCATCAACTTCCTACAGGGCTGCTCCGGAATGGAATTCCCCGAAAGCAGTCGGCGGCTGGTCGTCGACGACGAAGCCGAGTTGGTCAGGCTCCTGGCCGGCCAGGAGCGCACGACGCTCCTGGAAGCCGTCAAGAGCGTCATCGGGGGTGGCCTCACCGAGGAAGACATCCGGCTGATCAGCAATCGCAAGGCGCAACTCCAGCGATTTCACAGTGAGCCTTTTCCATCTTGATCAGGTGGCGAGTTCGAGGGCGATGACGGCGCGGACGACGGTGGTGATCCGGGTGGTGCTGCAACGGAGCTTCCGCAGGAGCCGCCAGCATTTGAGGGTGGCCATGGCTCGTTCGCCGAGGCTTCGGATCTTGGCGTGATCGCGGTTGTGACGCCGGCGCCAACCGCGCAGACCTTTGCCACGGAACGGGACGCGGACAGCAGGACCTGCGCCCTGATACGCCTTGTCCGCCCAGCACTTGATGCCATCGGCGGCGAGAGCGGCGGGAATGCCGTGGGTCCGGGCCGCGGTCAGATCGTGTACTGCCCCGGGCAGCGCGTCCGAAGCCCAGATCAGACGGCCGGCTGGATCCGCGAGTACCTGCACGTTCATCCCGTGGTGCTTCTTCTTCCCCGAGTAATACGGCTGGTCGGCAGCGATGCGGTCGATCGGCAGCACGGTGCCGTCGAGGATCACGTACGCCTTCCTCCGCACGGTCCGCATCGCCTGCTCCAGCGTTGGTGCCTGAGCGGCCAGGAGGTCGACGGCCTCGCGTATGTATCGGTAGACCGTCGCTATCCCGACGCGGAAACCTGCTGCAAGGCGGGCGTAGGTGTCGCCGCAGCGAAGGTGCGCCAAGACGAGCAGGGCTTGCCGGCCGCAGGTCAGGCGACGCCATCGGGAGCCGATTCGACGGCGGTGACCTGCGAGGAGACCGGAGAGGTGCTGCAGGGTGCGGCTGGACAGATCGATGCCGGACGGGTAGACAAGCACGCGAAGGCTCCTGGCGGACTGGTGATCTTGGTCGTGAACCCGTCTACCAGGGGCTTTCTTCATGTCCGCTGCCGGGGCCGCCCGTCTAACCTCCCGTCAGGTTGGAAACAGCTCAGTCTGCTGACCGACCAGGAGTACTTCGAGCAGGAGCGCAAAAGTGCGGCAGGCCCGGAGGCCGTGTGGCAGAAGCTCTTCGAAGAGAATCCTTGGATCTTCGGCTACGGTCTCAACCTCGTCGCCTGCGAACCGTTGAACGGCGGGAAGCTGGAGCGGTTCACAACCGGGGCCAACATCTTCACCGGCGCCGGGAAGCGCAGTGACGCTGTCATGCGCTCCAAGGGATTCATCAGCAGCCTGCTGCTCTGCGAGATCAAGACTCATCTCACGCCTCTGCTGGCAGCCACACCGTACCGGCTTCCGGACGTCTACCAAGTATCCAAGGAAGTTGTCGGCGCCGTGGCGCAGGTGCAGAAGACCGCGCACAAGGCCCTTCGTCAGGTCGCAGGTGAGCTGCACACGCTCTACGAAGACAGTGGCGCCCCGACCGATATCGAGGTCGCCACCGTCCGCCCCAAACAGGTGCTGGTGATCGGAAATCTTCGTCAGCTCACGGAACGCAATGCGGGTAACCCTGAGAAGATCGCCTCTTTCGAGCAGTACAGGCGATCCGTCCAGGACGTCGAGGTCATCACGTTCGACGAACTCTACGAACGGGCCTGCTTCATCGTCGGTGACCGCTGAGGCAGGTCACCGTACGAGTGAGAGGGCAGGGCGTGCGGGCGCGCTCTTCTGCTCGCCGCCTCGGAAGCTGATGGGGGCGAGGCCGAAGACGTAGTGGTTGAGCTCTTCGGGGTAGATGTGCACTGCTTTCGCCAGTTCGCTGACGGGGACTTTGTCCGCTCGTAGCGCTTCGAAGACCTTGGAGATCAGCTTGCTGTTCTCCCGGACCATGGTGGAGCCGGGTTCGCCTTTGCGGTAGCCGAGTTGCGCAAGCTGCTTGGCGGTCTGCTGGAAACGCCATTCGGAGAGGAGCTGCAGGGTCCGCAGGCGGTAGGAGAAGGCCATCGCGGATACTCCCCAGCGCCTCTTTGCGCTCAGTATGCGCTCGACTGAGGCGTTGTTGACTTGCTGGGCGAGCATGCCTGCCTTCGGCATGAGGAAGGCGGAGGCGAAGGCGTCGGCGGCTGTCTCGGCGGCAGGGCCGCGGGGAGTTTGGTAGCCGCTGTGGAGGACGAGGTGGCCCAGTTCGTGGGCGGCGTCGAAGCGGCCTCGTTCCCCGGTCTTACGGGTGTTGAGCAGGATGTAGGGGGTGCCGTGCCGGGTGGTGGAGAAGGCGTCCGCGTCCAGGCAGTCGGGGGCGAGGGAGAAGACGCGTACCCCGTGCGCTTCGAGGAGGTGGACCATGTTGGGGGCCGGCGCTTCGCCAAGGCCCCAGTCGGCGCGGACCTGCTCGGCCGCAGTCTCAGGCGTCAGGTCACCGTAGGTGGGGACATCTGGTTCGGGGAGGGTGAAGTGCTCTTCGAGCCAGTGGTTCAGGGTGGCGGCGATGGAGCCGCAGCTGAGAGCGCTGTCGCGTTCAGCTGCGCTCATCTTCGAGGGGGCGCGGAAGCTGACGGCGCCGGGGACCATGTCTGGAGCTGGTGGCGCGTAGAAGAAGGACATGGGGAAGCGGAGGGCCGCGGCGAGTGAGGAAAGTGTTTCCTCGGACGGGGTCTTGCGTGCATTCTCGAACGCCGTGAT
Coding sequences within it:
- a CDS encoding HNH endonuclease family protein, encoding MISLMRRGLPALALAALPLLATSCPAGAVMVPTPVEELPFTSYAPAQPPAGAPSVRMALPLFDAIDRLPVAAEHREGYQRTLYKHWNRGLNATDGCDTRREVILAEAVEAPAVAAGCKLTGGSWRSAYDNLVVTDAGRLDVDHFVPLAEVFDSEQTPWSAERREAYANDQDSPDTLIAVSAASNRSKSDKDPAQWMPTDGTYHCTYAATWVATKLRWDLAVDENERQALLGTAEDCGDTTVTYTPAP
- a CDS encoding transposase family protein; the protein is MDLSSRTLQHLSGLLAGHRRRIGSRWRRLTCGRQALLVLAHLRCGDTYARLAAGFRVGIATVYRYIREAVDLLAAQAPTLEQAMRTVRRKAYVILDGTVLPIDRIAADQPYYSGKKKHHGMNVQVLADPAGRLIWASDALPGAVHDLTAARTHGIPAALAADGIKCWADKAYQGAGPAVRVPFRGKGLRGWRRRHNRDHAKIRSLGERAMATLKCWRLLRKLRCSTTRITTVVRAVIALELAT
- a CDS encoding Shedu immune nuclease family protein; its protein translation is MPAAGQATPSGADSTAVTCEETGEVLQGAAGQIDAGRVDKHAKAPGGLVILVVNPSTRGFLHVRCRGRPSNLPSGWKQLSLLTDQEYFEQERKSAAGPEAVWQKLFEENPWIFGYGLNLVACEPLNGGKLERFTTGANIFTGAGKRSDAVMRSKGFISSLLLCEIKTHLTPLLAATPYRLPDVYQVSKEVVGAVAQVQKTAHKALRQVAGELHTLYEDSGAPTDIEVATVRPKQVLVIGNLRQLTERNAGNPEKIASFEQYRRSVQDVEVITFDELYERACFIVGDR
- a CDS encoding helix-turn-helix domain-containing protein, with product MFTPERLVLARKRRRMTLAALSRESGFSAQSITAFENARKTPSEETLSSLAAALRFPMSFFYAPPAPDMVPGAVSFRAPSKMSAAERDSALSCGSIAATLNHWLEEHFTLPEPDVPTYGDLTPETAAEQVRADWGLGEAPAPNMVHLLEAHGVRVFSLAPDCLDADAFSTTRHGTPYILLNTRKTGERGRFDAAHELGHLVLHSGYQTPRGPAAETAADAFASAFLMPKAGMLAQQVNNASVERILSAKRRWGVSAMAFSYRLRTLQLLSEWRFQQTAKQLAQLGYRKGEPGSTMVRENSKLISKVFEALRADKVPVSELAKAVHIYPEELNHYVFGLAPISFRGGEQKSAPARPALSLVR